GTGCCGGAATACTTCGAGCTGGTGAAGCAATTCCGTGCCAATCCGGCCACAACGATGATCGGACGCATGCAGAACATCCTGCGTACGGCCGAACATTTCGCCGGCCCGGACAATGCACATCACGTGATGCTGGCATGGGAGAAGATCAGCCGCGCGGCAGAGATCGTGCGCTGGCTCTCCGGCGACCCGGTCATGCTCGTCGCCACTGTGAACCAGCGCTGGATCACCCGCCCGCTGGTGCCCTTCCCCATGGAGCTGACGCCGGAAGAGAAAGACTACTACCGCAAGTACCAGTTCCAGGCGAACTCGGAGGAAGAAGCAGCGGACCTGATGAACCTGCAGGGCTTCGAAGTGATCAACGGCTTCTCGGGAACGATGATCGCCGGCACCCAGTTCACCATGGCGATCGGGCTGCTGCAATCAGCGATCGACGATCTTGCAAAGGTGACGAAGTCGCCGGACGATCAATGGGGTGTGCTGCAGCATAGGGTGCGGACACTTATCTGCTTCTATCGCAATGCGCTCTACACCTGTCAGTATCAGGACATCCTGGACCGCTCAGATTACACGCACGCGCCCGTGGAAGAGAACATCTATCCCATGGACGGCGATCAGAAGCTGCGGGAGATCCAGATCGTGACGCGGCGCGACGTCGACAACACGCTCGAACTGATCCGGCTGCTGGAGACGAGCCGTGTGCCTCTCGTGTTCACGGCACCGACCAAGGCAGAAGAGGACATCTTCACCCTGGGCCCGGATCTCGTCGATCAATTGAAGAAGAAGGTGGCGATCACCCTGAAGCACCAGCTGGAAGTGCATCGGCTGTATCGTCGCCGGCAGGGATAGAGGACGGCGGACGGCGCCCACAGCGGAACCGACCGTGGTACGTGGTTGCATCGCGGCACCTCCGGTGAAATGAATACCATCGCCGCGCGGTAGGTTGTGTGCTGCGCGGCCGTCTGTCAGTGTTCCCTCGGCCTATGCTCAGGCTTCGGCGAGGCCTCGCTCTTCCCGCAGACAGGGGATGGACCGGCACCAAAGACAAGCGCCCGACGGATTCCCGTCGGGCGCTTGTTTACTCATCTCTCACCGGACGTTGCTCGCAACGCCCGGGATCTTGCCGTCTTCCTTCTTTCCTGCCGTCCCGCTTTGCGGGACGGCTCGTGCCCCCAACGAGATTCGAACTCGTGTTACAGGCTTGAAAAGCCGTTCACATGCCCGAAACCGTATCGCTTTCGCAACTTTTGGGGCTAAATTCAGCCGGTTTGTTAGCAGTTTTGTTAGCAGTCGCCCTGCGACAATCTGCGTTGGCTACCACAGATGATAACCGATTTCCCCGAACGAGTCAAGTCCGGATCAATTGCGGCTGATTGTCATGTCGAGCGGAAGAGCAAACGCTGTGGATCCTCGACACCGGCAGAGCGGGAGAATACCCTCAGTCCGGATGGGGTCACATGGACGATAGCCCGCATCCCGTCCAATTTCTCCTGGGCGATGTAGCAGGGGTCGTCCAGAAGGCTCTGCAAATGAGCGTCATTCCTTGTTCCCTGTGCGTTCATGGGCCATATTACCGGGAGATCGGTCTTTTTTTTTGAACCGGGGCCGGAGAACTTACCCCACTGGGCCCAACGATGACGTACCCTTTCTTTTGCTTCTCGAGCTGTTTCTTCTGCATTTCCGCCACCGCTTCCTGCTCATTGTCACCGTCATAGATCAATGCTTCCTTTGGTGCCTGACCGATCGCATTGCTGGCCATTGAAGTTGTTGTTAGCGTTGATCCGGATACAAAATCAATCCTACAAGATTTAGATACATTCCTATGCATGCTCTTCTTCATTGATTTCCTGGTCAGTACCTACCGGGCAAAGGACCGCAAACGCTATCTATTGAGTTGGGGCTGGATTGATCTCATTTCAAGCATACCGGTTATCGAGCCTCTGCGGCTAGGAAGAGCAATACGGATTGTCCGGATACTGCGCGTCCTCAGAGGTGTGCGAGCAACCAAGATAATTGCAGAATTTGTCCTTCGTCGTAGAGCTCAAGGGGCTTTCTTGGCAGCGACATTGGCTACTATTCTGATTGTTACGATCTCGGCGAACTCTACTACGAACAACAATACAAGGAACGTGCCGTACG
This genomic interval from Ignavibacteriota bacterium contains the following:
- a CDS encoding ion transporter, whose protein sequence is MLAIEVVVSVDPDTKSILQDLDTFLCMLFFIDFLVSTYRAKDRKRYLLSWGWIDLISSIPVIEPLRLGRAIRIVRILRVLRGVRATKIIAEFVLRRRAQGAFLAATLATILIVTISANSTTNNNTRNVPYVPGMPTPP